The Oncorhynchus masou masou isolate Uvic2021 chromosome 6, UVic_Omas_1.1, whole genome shotgun sequence genome has a window encoding:
- the myog gene encoding LOW QUALITY PROTEIN: myogenin (The sequence of the model RefSeq protein was modified relative to this genomic sequence to represent the inferred CDS: deleted 2 bases in 1 codon), with the protein MELFETNPYFFPDQRFYEGDNFYQSRLPGGYDQGGYQERGGSMMGLCGGLSGGVGVGLGGGMEDKATPSGLSPHPEPHCPGQCLPWACKLCKRKTVTMDRRKAATMREKRRLKKVNEAFEALKRSTLMNPNQRLPKVEILRSAIQYIERLQALVSSLNQQENDQGTQGLQYRTGPAQPRVSSSSEQGSGSTCCSSPEWSSTSDHCTQSYSNEDLLSADSPEQTNLRSLTSIVDSITAAEGAPLAYPVPVDIPK; encoded by the exons ATGGAGCTTTTCGAGACCAACCCCTACTTCTTCCCCGACCAACGCTTCTACGAA GGGGACAACTTCTACCAGTCCCGGCTGCCGGGTGGGTATGACCAGGGGGGCTACCAGGAGCGCGGGGGTTCCATGATGGGGCTTTGTGGGGGTCTATCCGGGGGGGTTGGGGTAGGGTTGGGTGGAGGTATGGAGGACAAGGCAAccccctctggtctctcccccCACCCGGAGCCCCACTGCCCCGGCCAGTGCCTACCCTGGGCCTGCAAGCTGTGCAAACGCAAGACTGTGACCATGGACCGACGGAAAGCGGCCACAATGCGTGAGAAGAGGAGGCTGAAGAAGGTGAACGAGGCATTCGAGGCCCTGAAGAGGAGCACCCTGATGAACCCCAACCAGAGGCTGCCCAAGGTGGAGATCCTGAGGAGTGCCATCCAGTACATTGAGAGGCTGCAGGCACTTGTTTCCTCCCTCAACCAGCAGGAGAACGACCAGGGAACACAGGGCTTACAATACCGCACCGGGCCTGCTCAACCCAGg gtGTCGTCGTCGAGTGAGCAGGGATCAGGCAGCACCTGCTGTAGCAGCCCAGAGTGGAGCAGCACCTCAGACCACTGTACCCAGAGCTACAGCAACGAGG aCCTCCTGAGTGCAGACTCTCCAGAGCAGACTAACCTGCGCTCTCTGACGTCCATCGTGGACAGCATCACAGCAGCAGAGGGGGCTCCACTGGCCTACCCTGTACCTGTGGACATTCCCAAATAA